The genomic window TTGAGGTGGCCGCCTTTGACCAGCACCGCTGTACCAAAGCGCCCGCTCAGCTCCTGAGCACAGGCCTCCATGTCCTCGATGCCGGACACCTCACGCTCCCAGAGGACGCGTGCCTCATCCAGATTGGGGGTGATCAGGGTGGCCAGAGGCAGCAGTTCATCGATCAGGGTGCGCACGGCGCTGTCTTCCAGCAGTTTCCCGCCACTGGTGGCGATCATCACCGGGTCCACGACCAAAGGGATGCGCCCGTGTCCGAGTTGCCTCCACGCCTCAGCCACAGCCCGCACCTGGGCCTGCCCGCCGAGCATGCCGGTCTTGGCCGCAGCAATGGGGAAACCGCCAAAGAGCACACGCATCTGATCCACAATGAACTCCGCATCCATCAGACGTACCTGAGAGACGAGTCCCGGGGTCTCGGACACAATGCTCGTGAGAGCGTTCAGCCCGTAGCCGCCCAAGGCCGAAATGGCCTTCAGGTCCGCCTGCACCCCAGCACCACAGGAAGAGTCTGAGCCTGCGATGGAGAGAACGGGGGGAGGAGGGGGCATGAGAGTGGGAGGTGTGATGGTAGGAAACCAGCCGCTTTTTGCAAATGCTGCCTCCGCTTCCTGATGGGTGCGAACTGCTGCGCAGGCACGGTCTCGGAAGGGGATTTCCCGTTCTTGAGTGGCGGGTTACAGGATTTTACAAACCCCGGCTTGTGACTTCACACGTATTTGTTACACTAAACTTTATGAATTTCGAACCGTTGCCTGGACTCTCGGTCACGGTGGACAGCGTCTCCTACGATCCCACGCGGCCTGCTCCGCCTGACCGGCCGCACCCGTTTGTCTATCACCTCTCGATCCACAATGCCTCGCACGACGTCGTGCGCATCTTTGGCCGCAAGTGGATCGTGCGCGACACGGATGGCGACACCATGGTCGTCGAGGGGGATGGCGTCGTGGGCCAGTTTCCCAATCTCTCTCCCGGGGAAACCTTCAGCTACAACTCCTACCACGTCATCAAGACCGAAAGCACTGCCACAGGTTCCTTCTTTGGCACCACCCCCGACGGCCGCCGCGTCTGCACCCGCATCCCGGCGATTGAGATGCATCCGCCCATGCCGGCGTGAGGAAGGCAAATCGCTGTTACTTGGCGGGTCCCGCTCGTTGTGAGTCCGGACTACTCCTCACACACAATCCGAAACCCCACGCTGTCGAGGTGCACATTGTGCGGGTCGGGTCCGCGAAATGACGCCAGCAGGCGTTTTTCGCTTCCTGCTCTGAAGGATCCGCCGCGAACTATGCGCAGCGTGTTTTTAGGCGGGTCGTACCAGCCGTCCACCCACTCCCAGACATTGCCGGCGAAGTCGTGGAGACCATTCGCATCGGCGGGGTAGCTGCCCACAGGCGCGGTGTCGGCGTAGCCGTCGTCCACCTCCAGCCATTGGGCGTCGTAGCTGGCGTGGTACTTTTTGCCAAAGGCCTCGTCGCAGAAATTGCCCGAGTCTTTGGTCAACGGCCCAGTGCCCCAATGATGCATGCCGATGCTGGGGGGCTGCTGGTTTGGTGGGATGTCCGGCTTCTCATGCAGGCCAGCGAGCAGGCTCCACTCCTGATCGGTGAGGAGGCGGTACCTGCGGCCTTCCTTTTGGCCCAGCCATTCACAGAAAGCCAGCGCCTCGGTGAAGCTGACATTGACCGCAGGATGATCCGGCGTCTGTGAAAAGTCAGGCTTCTTCCATTCGGTGTTTGTCGCGACGGCAAAGGGCTGATAGTCCTTCACGCGCGTCTCAAAGCGGCACACCAGCACCTTGAGTCCGGGCACGCGGACAAACGGCATTTCCAGGCTGTTGGTGAATGCCGTTTCGACTTTGGCCTGCTGCGCACTGGCATAGTGCGCGAGTAGCAGCAGGGCAAAGGCGGTGAGCGTGCGCAGCATGACAGAATGGTTACTTCTTGGCAGCCGGTGCGGGCTTCCACTCCCAGCTCTCGCCAAAGAAACCGGCATCGCTGATGCCGCCCGGGGCCTGGCTGGTTTTGGGCTTGGTGAGGTCGATCACCGCCCAATCTGGCAGCTTGGCCACCTGGCGGGCGTTGTTGAGGTAGTCGTATTCGCGGTAGGTGAAGCTGCTGTTGATCACCACATACTTTGTGGGATTGAGCGGGTTCGGGTAGATGAGCACTGGGGCGCTCGTGGTGGCATCGTAGGTTTTGCCATTGGCCACCAGCTTGTCCTTGGACCACTGGATGGGCAGCTTGTCGGCGATCTTGGCCAGCACGGCATTGCTCTGCGGATCTCCCCACAGCACGAGGTTGCTGGAGGCGATGTCGGCGTCACTGACGGCAGTGTCATCCTTGGTCGGGGCATCGCCACGGAACTGGCGGCGCCATTCGAACTGCGCGCGCTCCAACTCGGCCTTGGCCCAGGCGTCCACTTTCTCGCCGATGCCGGGCTTGGTGGGTTTCACAAAGAGAAACTTGTCCATGAAGGCGTCGTCGATGGGACCTTCGAGAGCGTGCTTCTTCACGAGCTTGCCATCTTCCTGATTGTCCAGCGTCTGGGTCCATTTGCCATTCTTGAGCTGAAAATGCACCAGCCAGGAACGGTCCAGCTTCGGGCGGGTGACTTCAAGGAGCTGGCCGTCGATGCTGACCACTGGCTTGAACAGCAGGGGCATGGGGCAGTGGCCGGAAGGCATGTCCAGCGTGAAGGCGGTGATGTTTTGCAGCTTGATGGTGATCTCAGACGGGCCGGTGATGCGGGCATGGATGCGGCCGCGCTCCCAGTGCTGCTCCAGCGCATCCACCGTGACCCAGTGCATGTGATTGTAACGCAGGAACCATGTGGAAAGGTGGATCTCCTTGGGCACGCGATTGCGGCCCATGGCGGCGATGCTGGCCAGGCGCTTCTCGATCTCGATGAGGGAGTCGGGATGAATCTTGTGCGCGGTCTGAGGGCCGATGATGTGCAGCAGGTCCACATTTTCTCCGCGCAGAGCTTTCTCCATCATGTCGGCGGCCTGCTTCTGTTTGTCGATCTCGCCGCTGTAGGCCACCGTCGGGCAGTTTTCCAGATTGAGGGCGTTGTCCGTGGCATTGTACCAGTGCCACAGCTTCTGCTGATACCAGGGGGCGCCGCTCACATCTTCATTCTGAAAACCGCCGAGGAATTCGGGCGTCTCAGAGAATCCAGCGCCAGGATTCGCGCCGCACCATTTATCCGCGTAGTTCACCGCAAACTGCCAAGCGGCAGCACCGCCCATGCTGAAGCCGCGCACGATGATGCGGTCTTCATCCACGGCGTAGAATTTGGATGCGTGGTCAATCGCTTCCAGCAGGTCGATCTCGCCAGCAAATTTGTTGGCGCAGCAGTAACGGCCGTAGGGGTGCAGCACGAGCGCCCCCTTGGGCGAGATCTGCCCGACCTGCTTGCGTCGCTGGTCCAGGAAGGCGAGCTCGCTGAGCGTCTCACCACGGCCATGGCACCAGATGTCCAGGCGCACCGGAGCACCCACGTAGCTCTCTGGGATGACCATGCCGTAGGGCTGCACGGAACCGTCGATCTTGGAGCGGTAGGCGCGCACCACGAGGCCCTTCTGCTTGGTCCATGGGGCCTGGCCGCCTTTGAACTGCTCGGCGCGTTGCATGCCTTCGGCCAGAATCTCATCGGCGCTTTTGAGTTCACCCAGCTTGTGCACCTCGTTGTAGCGCAGCGCCCAGTCCACGGCCTTGTGGTAGATCTCGATGTCTGGCAGCAGATCGGCGTGCTGCGGATTTTTGGCCTGAGCTTTGGCTGCTTCATCGATGGCCGTGCGGAGCTTCTTCAGGCCTTCGGTGAGGCGGGCACGATCTGCGTCAGGCACTGCCACGCCGGGAGGCGGCACTGGGCGGACGTTGTCGGCTGAGTTGTCCTTGGGACCATCCGCAAAGGCGGATGTGAGGGCGAGAAGGGGAAGGAGGAGGCGCTTCATGGCTGGCGGTTGTAAAAGAAGGCGTATTCAGGCTATTTCTTGCGGCGTGTTTTGGGTTTCGGCGCAGAAAGCAGAGGAATATTGTGCAGCTCAAAGGGGCCGCTGGTGGCGCTGTCAAACTCAGCAGCAGCCTCCAGTCCGATGCGGGCGATCTCTTCGGCGGTCTTGCCTTTGTCATAGGCTGCCTGCATGGCACCCAGCGCGTAGTCGCGGCCCGAGCCTGCGGCCCAGAACTTGTGAAACTGCTGCGCAGAGCGGTAGGAGTAGATGGCAAAGATGCCATGCGCATTGGCCATGAGACCGTAGAACTGCGTGGTCTCGTACTCCTCCCCTTTGTCAGGAGCGGCGGACATGAAGTATTCCACTTTCAGCCAGGCGTGGGCATGACGGAAGGTTTCAAAGATGGCCTCGCAGGAGGAGAAATTGCGCGGACGCTCCGGATTGGCAAAGTAGCTGTTCAGCACCACGAGGCTGGCCGAGGTGCCCACCAGCCCGATGTAGGTGTCTTCGATTTTGGCGATCTTCGTCTTGTTGACGATGTGCTGCGCCTTTTGCCGCAGAGAGCCAAGACAGCTGAGCGTATCCGCGCCAATGCAGGCGACGCCGTTTTTCTGAGCAACAACGATGGTGGACATGAGAGCCTGATGTTTAAAGAGAACGCAGGAGCTGCGCAACCTTCAAACAACAGGCATACGATCTGGCGCTACCCGCGGCGGATCTCCGAGCCTTTGAAGATGATGCGGAAGCGGAAGACCTTCTTTTTGCGGCAGGTGATCTGTCCCGTCTGCAGGTCAAAGCGCTCAGGGATCTCGATGCGGTGCAGGTCCGCCGTGGCGTGGTAGCCGCGCTCGGAAAAGATGTCGATCAGCATGGCCAGGGCTTCTGGATCGTGGAAGAGCTTGTCCTCAGTGTTGATGTCCGCCCGGCCGGAGATCGCGTGTCGCACGATGATGGGCATCATCTTCTCCTGGATGAAGGCCACCACCGCCTGCATGAGCTCAGGCTTTTCCACCTTGTAGCTGTCCAGACGGCGCACCAGATCCTGGCGCGCATGACGCACGATCTCGCTGGCCAGCGGCAGGTCGCGCAGCTGGTCAAAGGTGCGCGGATCGAGCTCCAGCGAGCTTTGGTACTCCAGCTCACGGATGATGTTGTCCTGCACCAGCTCCAGCGGAGCCTGGGCGTTGATGAAATGGTAATGGAAGATCTCTTTGAGAGAGACCAGCGCATCAAACGTCTTTTCCTTGAAGACCTTGTAGCGATTGCGTGCCAGGGCGGGATCAAAGTCGGTGGCGCGCTCCTCCCAGAGTTCGCCGATGCCGGAGCTGCGCACCTCTTCATTGTGTGCCAGCACCTCCTTGCCGCGCTTGAGCTGGCGGGCGATGCTTTCCGCCTCATCCACAAACAGCACCATGATGTGGAAGATGGGCTGCTTGAAGTGCGCGGCATCCGGCGTCTGTGAAAACTCACGGCGCAGTCGGATCATCTCATCAAAGAGCATCTTGAGGCACTCCACCTGCACCTTGGTGCGCGGAAAGCCGTCAAGGATGGCGCCATTCTGCTGCTCGGGCTCCAGCAGCTTGCGGATGAGGATGCCCACCACCTCGCGGTCGCCCACCATGCCACCTTGGGCTTTAAGCTTCTTCGCCTCCGGGCTGTCCAGCAGTGCACTCACCACGATGGGCTCGGCGGTGATGCCGCGCACCTCGCGGATGAAGTCGGTGTTGGTGCCTTTGCCCGCACCGGGGGCACCGCCCAGCAGGATCAGCTCTTTGGGAAAGCGCAGCTTCTCGCGGCCATAGTCGGCTTCGAGCTGTTTCCAGACATGATTGAAGATCAGCTGGGCGTCTTTGATTTCCAGGTCCGCCGGAGCGGCGGGCTTGGGGGCAGGTTCTGGGGGCGTGGTGGGCTGCATTCGGTGGCAGTGCGCCTATCGTGATTCCCAGCGGTCTGTCAAACAGGAGTCATGCCCCTTTTAGCCCTTTAGTGTCATCAAATGCGCCAGCAGATCGGCCACCTGCTGATCCTGCAGCGCGTCCAGCAGCCCCTCGGGCATGAGGGAGCGGCGGATGAACTTGGTGCTGCGGATGTCCTTTTTGTCCAGCCGGCGGTCCGGCAGGCCGGGCTGGCGGATGACGGTGGCCTGCTTGTCCTCGCTGACAAAGAAGGCGTCGATGAGATCGCCATTCGTCATTTCCACCCGAAAGATGCGGTAGCCGGGCTCCATGGCGGCATTGGGCGTGAGGATATTGCGCAGCACGGCCTCCAGACCCATTGCACCTGCGCCGCTGAGGTTTGGCCCGATCTGACCGCCTGCATTGCCGATCTGGTGGCAGGCCATGCAGATGGCGCTGAGGGCCTTGCCATTTTGCGCGTTGCCCTTGGGGGCGAGCGCCGTGAATTTGGCAAACTTGCTGTCCAGGGCCTTGGCCTGCTCCTCGGTGAGCAGTGGCGGTGTGTCGATGGTTTTGGCCATGCGCGCGCCTTTGCCAAAAACTCCTTTTTTCCATTGTTCAGCGGACGTGTAGGTCAGATCAACTCCTGTGGCTATGATGCGGTCAAACGTGGCACGGATCTCCTGGGCACTGCGTGCTTTTTTCCATACCCGGAACTCAGTCATGGCGCCTGTCGTGCCCTGCTTCGGACCGCTCCAGCCGATTTTGCAGTTCGCCCACTTCGCGGGGGCAGGCTTGGTGCCCGCGGCGTCGAGTTCACCGTTTTGATAAATGCGGATGATGCCCTTTTCATCGCGGGTGACGGCGAGATGCGTCCACAGATCTGGCGTCATGGGCTTGGTGGCCACGCAGACATCCTTCAATTCGCTGCCCGCATACACACGGAATCGGGAGGCAAAGAAATTCATGTCCACACCACCGGGGATGCCAAGCAGGCTGTCAGCGTTGCTGATGCCCTCGGCCAGACGCACCCATGCCTCGACCGTGAAAGGCCCGTCGAGCGTGATCTTGGAATCGACCCAGGCGGTGTCTTCGCCATTCAGCTGCAGAACCTCATGGAAGATGCCCCCCAGCTTCTGCTGGAGCTTTTCGATCATGGGGTCATCTCCCAGCACGGTGGCGAGACGTTCGACGGTCGAGCCGTCGAGGTCAGTTTGCGGAAGGCTTTTGTCCACCAGAGCGGCGACGATGGACTGAGCCCCGGTCTTGGTGCTGGCCAGTGCGGCGAGCGCACTCCGCCGCTGAGCAGGCTGGAGCTTTGGATAAAGGGCAAGCAGTTTGGCTACGGCGTCGGGGGAACGTGAGGCGGCAAGCGCCTGCAGTGCGGCGTCTCGGACGAGCGGGTCGGGTTCCGACTGCACGATCAAAGCCAGGGCAGCCGAGGCGCTGCTGTGCAGATCTCTCAGGGTATTGAGAAGCGCGACCGACCGTTGCTTCTCCAAAAGTGCGATGAGGTCGCCTTCGAGGGCTGTGAGCTGAAAGCCCCCGATGAGCTGCAGGGCCAGCGGGTCCGCATCACTTTGCAGCATCTGCTTCGCTGTCTGTGTAAGCAGCGGTGCAATCTTGGCTGAATCAAGTTTGGTGCGCTGGACCAGCAGCTTCTCAGCGACTGCGGTGCGCGATTTCTCATTCATCAGCATTGCCTTCAGCGACTCGCCGACTCCAGCTTCTTCGGGAAACTGCGCCAGCCGCAGGAGCTCTTCATCATTGGGCGCGCGGTCGAGTTGTGGCAGGAGTTTGGCCACACGCGAAGCGCTGGCTTTCGGCTCCAATGCCAGCGAGGCCAGCACGCGGGCCTCGACGGGCAGTTTGGCTGCGGCGTCAGAGTCGAGGAACTTGGCAATGACATCTGGATGGCGTTCCAAAAACATGCGCACAAGGAAGCGCTCAAATTCCCGGTCATAGGCCTCGCGCACAGGAATCTGTTGCGGGCCACGGGAAGATTGCCCCAGAGGGCCGGGAAGCGAGGGTTTGGCGAAGGAAAGCAGCTCGCCGATGTTTTCCTCAGTCAGTGAACGGCCAAGAAGGCGTATGGCCTTGCTCTTGCTGGGAAATGCGTATTCGGATGCAGACCAGTGGCCGACGGGCAACTGGTCTTTGTCCTGCAGCGTCTGCCACGCCAGATGGGCACGGCCCAGAGGTGATGAAGCAAGCATGGATTGCAGCTCTTTCGTTTCGAGCTTGGTGAAATCGGGAATGCTGGAGACGAACTTGGAAGTCGCTTGCACAGGCTTTACACGCCAGATGCGGCCGCGTGTCTTATCCCGGTCTGGATGCGCCCTCGGCACCTCGTTGTGGGAGATGATCTTGTTGTACCAGTCCACGATGTAGATGCAGCCATCGGGTCCGTTGGTCAGACCCACGGGGCGGAAGAAGGGATCATCGCAGGTGAGGAGGTCGGCGAGTTGTTCGAGCCGCAGACCGGTGACGTTGCCCTGCTGCGCATCGCCAGGCTGAGTGCGGTGGAGAGCGATGGTCTGGACCTTGGAGGTGATGGGGTTGGCGACGGCCATGACGTGGGCCGCTTTTGGGTCGCGGAGAGATCCCTCTTCGATCAGCGCCAGACCGCTCAATCCTGTGCCACCCATGCGAAACTCAGCGGTCGGCGGAAAGTCGGGCTGGTAGCTTTTCTTCAGCGCCTCCATGCCGCCGGGGTAGTAAGCGTATTCGTGGAAGGGCATCACGGGGTAGCCGTAGTCGTTGGCCTCCTGGATGAAGGCCTCACCTTCACTTGTGAGAACGAGTCCCCAGATGTTGTTCGGCCCGATGCTCGTCATCTCAAACCCGCTGCCATCCGGGCGCATGCGTGCCATCCCGCACTTGGGGTAATCGATGACCACATCGCTGCCGGGCTTGTGCACCTTGCTGTTGTTAAAGAGGCCCTGCGCCATCCAGATCCAGCCGCCAGGAGCACGGGTGAACTGATGCGGAAACAGGTGCGAGTCCTGCACGCCGAAACCGGTGAGGATGACCTCGCGCTTGTCAGATTTGCCATCGCCATCGGTATCCTTAAGCAGCAGCAGATCATGGCCGTGCAGCGTGTAGCAGGAGTCACCATTGCCCCAGGGGAGGATGCCCAGCGGGATGGCCAGGCCATCGGCATAAACGGTGGGCTGGGTGAGTCCACCTGCGGGAATCGGCGCATTCACCGACTCCCGCGGATAGACGAGCACCTTGTCCTTGCCCCGCGCCGCATAGACGGCCTCCGCTGCAGCCGGGTTTTCATTCGCATCCACCGGATACTCCAGCGCCGTCTGGGTCCACAACCGGCCACGCTGGTCGAAATAGACGCTGACAAATTTGCCGATGCCGTCGCTTTCCTGAATGACCAGCTCGATTTCATAGCCGTCTGCGACATGGAATTTCTTGAGCTGCTCCTGCGCGGTGAGCGGCGTGCCCTGCACGTTGTTGTAGCTGATGTCGCGCTTGGGCGCTGCTGCGTCGGCCTGCGGCTTCGGCGGCGGGGCCACGAGCTTGCGTGCGGCATCTACTCCGCCAAGGGATTCCCAAGTCGGCGCACCGGGTGTGGCAGGCAGTTCTTCAATCGTCACATCCTTCACCTGCACGAGGCAAACACCGCCGCTGTGCACCTGCGGGCCGATGAGTCCGTCCAGCGCGATGTTTTTGTCCGCCTCAGTGTAGTCCATGCAGTGCACGCCGTTGATCCAGGTCTGAATGCGTGGGCCCTCTGCACGGATGCGGTACTCATTCCAGCCGAAGACATCCACCGCTTTGTCCAGCGCCGCTTGCTGTTCCGGTGTGGGAGCCCAGATGACTTTGTTTCGGCGGAACTCGTCATAAATTTTGCCGAACCAGCCGGCCCCGCAGTCCACCTGATACCCCGTCATGTGCGCGCCGCCGGGCACGCGCAGGCTGCGAATCTGGATGCCGCTGTTGAGCATGCCGGTCTTGGGATCACCACTGACCTTGATCTTAAGTTTCAGGTCAAAGTTCTGGTAGCTCTTCTTGGTGCAGATGAAGTGGTTCTCCTTGATCTTCTCCGTGGTGGAGCCGCCGGTGATCATGCCATCCTCCACACGCCAGATTTTAGGATCGTAATCCCAGCCTTCGAGAGTCTTGCCGTCAAACAGGGACACGGGCTCCGCGTGGAGCGCTGTGGCTAGGAGAAAAAAGGTCAGGGCATGCTTCATGGCTGGCTGGTAGTACGAGGTGGATAATCTCAGGCTAGCAGGACCGCATGCACTGTGTCATGCCTGAAATGCACCTGTACGTGACAGCGCAACTCTTCCGCGATTAAATACGGGCATGTCCCAAGACCTTGCCGAAACGACGCTCGACGGCCCGCGCACCCGGCGCTGGGTGGTGGAGGCGCGGGAATGCGTGGAGATGACGACGCACCGCATGGCACGCTTTGGCATGGACGAGGCGCTGCCTCCCTACAAGCGCGTACGCATGAGCCCGGAGGGCAGCTTTGTGCTGGCATGTGTCAGCGGAGAAGGGGCCATCCTTCTCGATGGCCGCTGGCAGCGTGTCAGGCCCGGCATGGTCTGCCTGGCACCGCCGCGTGTGCTGAATGCCTTTGAGGCCAAAGGTCGCGAACGCTGGTGCTTTGCCTGGGTGCGTTATGATGAGCCCAGCTTCGTCACTCCGGTGGTGGGTGCTGCATCTCCCGTCATGCCCACCGCGCATGCGGGTGAAATAGCGCGCATCATCTCCGGTCTGCGTGCTGAGTGGGAAGGGGAGCGCGAGCCACGACTGCTGCATCACTGGCTGGAGCTGCTGCATGGCACCATACGCCGTATCGCGCAGCCCTGGCGCAGCAATGAACCCCGTGTGGCAAAGCTCTGGGCAGACGTCTGTCAGGATCTCAAGCGCGACTGGACGCTCGCCGAGCTGGCTCATCGAAGCCATTGCAGTCCCGAGCATCTGCGCCGGCTCTGCATGAAGGAGCTGGGCCGCAGCCCCATGCAGCACCTCACCTGCCTGCGCATGGAGCAGGCCCGCCGATTCCTGGAAGCTGGAAACGACAAGCTCGAAGTCGTGGCCGCCCGCGTCGGCTACGCCAATGCCGCGATCTTCTCCCGTGTGTTCAGGCGCTGGGTCGGTGTAGCGCCGGGGGAGTATCGGGGAAGGGCCTGAAATCGATTCAATCATTGACGCTTTCGGCCGGGCGTCACTATTCTGCCATCCATGTGGCGCACATTTCTTTGCCTCGGGATCATGCTGTCCAATGCTCTCATTGCGTCGGAAACCGGCGGGCTCCGACTGGTCTCCGACCTGAATCCGGGGGCGGAGGGCTCCAGTTTATCGGGTTTTTTTGTGTGGAATGGCAGGGCTTGGTTCAAGGCTGCCACCAGGCAAGGCGACAAAACAGTGTGGGCACTCCATGCTTCCGACGGCAGCACGACTGGCACACGACGCATCAAAGATTTTCCGCCGCAGGAACACGGGTCGATTTTTGACAATCCCTTTGTCTATGAGAACCGGTTGTACTTCCAGGGACCTAATGCCGCTCTGGGGAAGGGCAGCCGGATCTGGGTGACGGACGGCACCGAGGCCGGCACCCGGCCCATATCCGAAGACGGCAAAGATGTGTGCGATGAGTTCAAGCCGTTTCTGATCGGCGAGCGCCTGGTGCTCTCGCTTCATGGCGACTACAACGGGCATGGACTGGTGGCGCTCAATCTCCACACCGGGGTGACGGAGACTCTCGCGGTGCCTTTTGATGGCTGGGAGGACTATACCGATGGCGCCATGCTCAAAGGAGCAATGCTGAAGCTGGATCTTGATGGCCGGGTGTTTTGGAGCATCGATGGCACACGCAAGGGATTGAAAAAGCTCGTGCTGCCGGGAATGCCGGTTTTTGAGAATGATGACGGCATGAACCAGTTCATCGCTATGCCGAATGGAGTGTTGATGCTCCCCAACGGGCAGCGGAAGCCACCCTTGGATTTGTGGCATACCGATGGAAAATCCGTGGTCAAGCTGGCGTCGTGGTGGCCTGACAATCCTTTCTCCGAACTCTGGTTTGGACGTCTGGGTGATCTTGGTCTGGTGCTTGCGTATGATCGGACCCGGCGTTGTGGCTTGTGGAGCAGTGATGGCACGGTGGAAGGTTCCAGGAACATTCTGGACAGCGATCCCTATCATGATGCCAGCTTCTCATTCCAGCCGGGGCGGCAGTCGCAGCCGTTGATTGCTGGAAACAAACTCTTCTTTGAAATGGATGACGGCAAGCATGGCCTGGAGCTATGGGTCTCGGACGGCACCAAGAGCGGCACGCACCTGGTGATCGACATCGCGCTCGGCAATGAAGATGCTGGAATTTTCAAACTGTTTCCGATGGCGGATGGCCGCGTGTTGTTCCAGCGCAAGAACGCAAATTCAGGGACGGATGTGTGGGTCTCTGACGGGACAGAAGATGGATGCCGCAGACTGGCCGCCCTCGAACGGGCAACCGATGTCGTTGCAGCGCTCCAGGGAATGATTCTGCTGGTTTCCGATCATGATCAGTTCGGGCAGGAACTGCATGCGCTGGACATTCCGCAGCCAATCGTGCCCGCAGCCAAGTCTAAATGACTTCGGCGCGGAACCGAGGCTGTATGCAAAGTTTAACCCGTCGTCCGCAGCCCGGAAGCAATCGCATTGATCGAGATCAGAAGGTCGGTGACCATGGCATCGGCGGCTTCGGTTTTGCCAGCGGCCTGGAGGCCCCGCCATTCGCGGAGCAGGGCCACCTGCTGATGATGCAGCACCTTCAGCGGCTCTTCGCGGATGTTCAGCGTGTAGGCCAGTCGCGGACGGCGTTCTTCAAAGGTGCCTTTGAAAAGTTCGTCGATGATGCTGCGGGTGGCTTCGTATTCGGAGAGGATGGTGTTCAGGAAGCGATCTCGCACGGCGGCATCCTCCACCAGACCTGCGTAGGCGCACATGAGGTCGGTGTTGGCGCTGACGAGCGAGCTTTCGATGTTGGTCAGCACGTAGCGCAGGAAAGCTGAGCCGGGCAGGGCGGCGGCGAGGGTTTCGTAGCCCTTCGGGTCGTCGGTCTTGAGCTTGGTCAGGGCGCTGCCGGCACCAAACCAGCCGGGGAGGTAGAAGCGCGACTGCGTCCACGAAAAGACCCAGGGAATGGCGCGCAGGTCATCGAGCGAAGCCTGGCCGGTGCGGCGGGCGGGACGCGAGCCGATGCGGGAGTTTTCCAGCGCATCGATCGGTGTGGCCTGCCGGTAGAACTTCATAAAATCCGGCGCGTGCAAGAAGGCGCGGTAGGCATCGCGGCTGTCGGCAGCCAGCTTGTCAAAGAGCGGCTCCAGGGCGGGTGGGGCGCTGGATTCTGTGCAGCGATGACGCGCGGTGGCCGCTGTGGCGGAGGCCATGAGCAGCTCGGCATTGTAAACAGCGGAGCCGATGTGCGCGTATTTCTGCGCGATGGTTTCCCCCTGCTCGGTCATGCGCATGCCGCCGCTGAGAGAGCCGTGTGGCAGCGCCTCCATGAACCAGTGTGTGGGGCCCGCGCCGCGGCCGACGGTGCCGCCACGGCCATGGAAGAAGATCGGGCGCACACCGTGGCGCTGGATCGTGCTGGAAAGCTCGCGCTGTGCACGATGCAGGGCGCACTGGCTGGCCACGATGCCGCAGTCCTT from Prosthecobacter vanneervenii includes these protein-coding regions:
- a CDS encoding DUF7133 domain-containing protein, coding for MKHALTFFLLATALHAEPVSLFDGKTLEGWDYDPKIWRVEDGMITGGSTTEKIKENHFICTKKSYQNFDLKLKIKVSGDPKTGMLNSGIQIRSLRVPGGAHMTGYQVDCGAGWFGKIYDEFRRNKVIWAPTPEQQAALDKAVDVFGWNEYRIRAEGPRIQTWINGVHCMDYTEADKNIALDGLIGPQVHSGGVCLVQVKDVTIEELPATPGAPTWESLGGVDAARKLVAPPPKPQADAAAPKRDISYNNVQGTPLTAQEQLKKFHVADGYEIELVIQESDGIGKFVSVYFDQRGRLWTQTALEYPVDANENPAAAEAVYAARGKDKVLVYPRESVNAPIPAGGLTQPTVYADGLAIPLGILPWGNGDSCYTLHGHDLLLLKDTDGDGKSDKREVILTGFGVQDSHLFPHQFTRAPGGWIWMAQGLFNNSKVHKPGSDVVIDYPKCGMARMRPDGSGFEMTSIGPNNIWGLVLTSEGEAFIQEANDYGYPVMPFHEYAYYPGGMEALKKSYQPDFPPTAEFRMGGTGLSGLALIEEGSLRDPKAAHVMAVANPITSKVQTIALHRTQPGDAQQGNVTGLRLEQLADLLTCDDPFFRPVGLTNGPDGCIYIVDWYNKIISHNEVPRAHPDRDKTRGRIWRVKPVQATSKFVSSIPDFTKLETKELQSMLASSPLGRAHLAWQTLQDKDQLPVGHWSASEYAFPSKSKAIRLLGRSLTEENIGELLSFAKPSLPGPLGQSSRGPQQIPVREAYDREFERFLVRMFLERHPDVIAKFLDSDAAAKLPVEARVLASLALEPKASASRVAKLLPQLDRAPNDEELLRLAQFPEEAGVGESLKAMLMNEKSRTAVAEKLLVQRTKLDSAKIAPLLTQTAKQMLQSDADPLALQLIGGFQLTALEGDLIALLEKQRSVALLNTLRDLHSSASAALALIVQSEPDPLVRDAALQALAASRSPDAVAKLLALYPKLQPAQRRSALAALASTKTGAQSIVAALVDKSLPQTDLDGSTVERLATVLGDDPMIEKLQQKLGGIFHEVLQLNGEDTAWVDSKITLDGPFTVEAWVRLAEGISNADSLLGIPGGVDMNFFASRFRVYAGSELKDVCVATKPMTPDLWTHLAVTRDEKGIIRIYQNGELDAAGTKPAPAKWANCKIGWSGPKQGTTGAMTEFRVWKKARSAQEIRATFDRIIATGVDLTYTSAEQWKKGVFGKGARMAKTIDTPPLLTEEQAKALDSKFAKFTALAPKGNAQNGKALSAICMACHQIGNAGGQIGPNLSGAGAMGLEAVLRNILTPNAAMEPGYRIFRVEMTNGDLIDAFFVSEDKQATVIRQPGLPDRRLDKKDIRSTKFIRRSLMPEGLLDALQDQQVADLLAHLMTLKG
- a CDS encoding AraC family transcriptional regulator, whose product is MSQDLAETTLDGPRTRRWVVEARECVEMTTHRMARFGMDEALPPYKRVRMSPEGSFVLACVSGEGAILLDGRWQRVRPGMVCLAPPRVLNAFEAKGRERWCFAWVRYDEPSFVTPVVGAASPVMPTAHAGEIARIISGLRAEWEGEREPRLLHHWLELLHGTIRRIAQPWRSNEPRVAKLWADVCQDLKRDWTLAELAHRSHCSPEHLRRLCMKELGRSPMQHLTCLRMEQARRFLEAGNDKLEVVAARVGYANAAIFSRVFRRWVGVAPGEYRGRA